The window CATTCTTGCTTAAAGTATATTTGTATACCAAACTGTGGATGTTGCTCTAATTTAGTTTTAGATGTGAAATCTCTAATTCTGTTTAGGAGTAATAAACTGAAGAGTTGATGTTGGTTCAGATTTTTATGTTGCATTTTATTTGCTTAACTGTTAAATGAGTTTTGCGGATTTATGATTTAGATTTGATCTGTTCAGTTTGCTTACATTGAGCGGTTGTGCCTCTGATGTAAATGTCATTGACAGAATCACCCTGAATTGATCGGTGAGTTGTGGACGTGTCCATTTAACGCACGTCACTTGATGAGAAAGGATGAACTGTCCCATCACATCTCAACCTGTTTGGACCGTTGCTCTGTTAATGAAACTTATGGTAAGCTCTCTTTACACCATCTCACTAGAATTGGTTTTAGACAACCTCAACATACTATCAGAAAGTGTGACTGCTGCAGACATACTTTATAAGTAAGGAAGATCcttatattgtataataatgAAGCGGATGGACATTATACACTAAACTTGATCTGACCTTTGAATGTTTAAAGTGGAGAATGATAAGATCGATAAGTTTCAAATCCCTGTGAGCACCTGGACTGCCCCTGCCTGTGATGAAGACTGGGATGAAGGTAAGAGTTGAATTTGAAGTGTGTCAGtagatttctcaaaatacacTATGTGTGGACATGCCTGCCAATGTTGTTGTGTTCGGCTGTCAAACAGAGCGATGTTGTGAAAGCTCCACATAGCCATTTGTTTACACATTTTAGGGAAATGTGAATCAAAGCATCTTTCTTAAAGTTCTTTATCTGTACTAAAATAAGGATAtgagaaactatattattattattattattattataccaTACAAATTGTTAGATAGAttgttcgttttttttaatgaaataaacgCAAGCTATTAACATCACATCTTGTCTTCATTTTACAGAGATGGACAAGAATGCAACAATAGCGTCATCCTTTGTCTGGCGTATGTCCACGTCTCGGCAACCTCAGGACAGGTAAGTGTAGATCTCTTAAAACTACACTATTGAGTCTTACATAATAACATTGTGTGAATATTAATGTAGGTAATTATTGTAAACTTGATCAAATGTgtccctggacaacaaaaccatttttttttcagaaatttaaatgtatacatcatctgaatgcttaataaataagctttccattgatgtatggcattgggataggacaatatttttCATAGATACCACTATTTTAAAATTTGGAATTCGAGGCTGCAAAATTTTGAGAAAATCTCAATTGAAGTTGTTAGAAGAAACAGGTttaatatcataatgatttttggcataaaagaaaaatcgatcattttgacccatacaatgttttgctGGCTTTTGACACAAATAGTCCCCTGCTACTCCacggtcacacttgacttttcgtTTTATTGATTTCCTTTCATACACATGGAAATGTGTCTCACCTGAAACGGAAGCCTGTCTaaagatattttgcatttcGTTGGGAAGCAAAGTTCAATTTTGGTGAACTCTAACGTGAGTGCTtcagaccaatagaagatcaaaaagTCACAGCTTGACCTCTggataagactggttttgtggtccagggtaaCAAATGGGTTAAATCCTATAATATTCTGTACTAGGGAGGAACAAAGCAAGTGGAACCCTGGGCTTAGGGCACCAAGAGTTCTTCCCTGGAAAGTGGGCGAGTAGCTGCTCACAACGATTTCTTTACAAGACTACCACTGTACACCGAGGACTGGACTCTACGAGTGTGTGGTTACATGTTCTGTTATTTGTTGGTCACTAGTGTTACAGTGACAATTTTTTCCGTTTTCCAAAGGTGGAGCTGTGAAAGTTGTTCTTGGCTTAGTCGCACTTAAACCAGACAAAAAAAAGAGCTTACAAGCAGGATATTTAAAAGACTTTGTTTGGTGTGCTTTTGTGCCTGTAATTGTACTGTACCTTCTACTATCTTGGTTTGTTCATTCTCTATGATCATTCTGCTTTTGTTCGAAATAAATTTGTGAGCCTTACCCAGTTTGTAGTTTGTGCCGACATCACATCGGCAAGATTTCTTCAATGAGGCAATGGTCTCTTCTTTAATCTTCTCCTCATCCAAGGCAACAATTTGTCGGTCCTCATCTTTCAAGAAAATTTCAGATGATCTGTGGTATAGCCATATGATACAGTTACATTTACGTTTACTACAAATACAATGAGATACTTTACACCTTAAAATCCATGAAGTCAAAGACAAGGTGAGCCATAAAAAGGGATACTTATGTACTATTGTATGCCATTTTGTAGTATAGTAAATAGTAGTCTAAATTGCTTAAGCTAAGTGTAAGTGTGAGTTACAGATGCACTTACTCACAAACAGAATCAGTTGCTTTGACCATACTGGTTTTGACAAGTCCAATATCACCAGTTTTCTCCAGTTTCCCCATAAACCACTCATAACAGCCCACCAGCAGGCTAAGGATAATGATGTTTTCACCAGCCTGGAAGCTCAGTTCATCTGGCACATCAGCATCATACTCCTCTGTTGTCTCACAGACTCCTATGGCTATTAGTTAAGGTTATGGTTTTATGGTTAAATGTTCTTCTGAGATTTTTGGACTTCCTAAAACTATGGTTTATTTAGAATTATGTCTAAtatgaaaatcacaaaaatgcaTTGATGTTGTCATTGTCTTTGCAATTTCGTGGGTTTTCTGATCTAACcactgtggctcagtggttagaccATGGCGGTAGCAACACCAACGtcttgggttcgatcccaggggattgcacatagtcaaaaacaaatgtatagtacaatacAATGTAAgacgcttttgataaaagtgtctgccaaatgcataaatgtaaatacatttatctATACAagtattcattttgtataattttttttggccATATCCCAGCTTCACTGGCCTTTGTAACTTTATACCATGTGCTTCTTATCTTTAGTTGTTGAGttataacaaataacaattatttgaaCATTCTCACCTATTGCAAATGGAAGGTCACTAGTCCGCTTTCCTCCACCCACTAATAAACCCTCTGGACAGGACTTTAAAAACCATCTTGAGAATCAGGAAGAAATGTTATACTTAAGTTTTGGGTAGACAGTAGAGTATTATGATATTCCAAACGTTCTGCATACTCATGAAAGGGAATGACTGGCTCCAGAGCTGGTTTTGGTTTGGTTCCTCTAGATCCGTCAGCCAGGGATAGCACTGTCCATCCTGATCCTAAGAATGGAGGTTCAAACAGGGCAATATCTCCCTTCTCCAGGTACAGGTCACTACCTGATGTGGAGCTATCAAACATCTGATTGGCAGTGCAGCGGCCAAAAAAGGACCCTTAAAAGTAAACAATGCTGTAAGCAAGGGATTTTGATGTCATGGTGATATTATTTAGATGTCCTGTGTTTATGTTTACCTTCTTGCATTAGAAAGCCTTTATACATACGATGTAATTCCTCTTCTTTAATTGAGATTTCAATTCCAGAATCCCGATCCAGGGAGATTAACCAGAACTCCTGGTCCATGAGAAGATTTTCCATACACCGACCTAAGAAGCCTTTTGAAATTGGAAAAAAGTGGTGAGCTATAAGTTTGAGTAAAAATACTTGCTCTTACTTGTAaaaacagttttacacaaaaatcaAACAGACCCATTCTGTGGTATGTGCTAAACTTCCATATTTCTTCAAAGGTTTTAAAAGTGATATATATAGTCCTTTCCCCACTGTTAACAGATACCAAATGTGCTGACAGTTCCTGTCAAAAAGAAAAGACTCATTAATGCTTCATGCTCTGTAGAATTAATCTTGATTAACATATTAAATAGTTCAAATCTCCAAATAGTGATGACCATACAGAGATTAGGTTTGTGACCTCTGTGAGGTCTGCTTCCAGCACACAGAGTTTCCTGCACAGCACTTCCTGCGTGCCCTTGTCAGCAGGAAGTCGATCTGGCCCCTCCACCATAGCCAGCTGCATAGCCAACACTGCAACAGGAAACGGGTTACAGTTAAAGATGCCCCAATGCACCCTCAAATCACCTTTCATACAGAAAAATATTCCAGTCCGCTCTAGTAAATGTGTAAGAATGACTTGTCTGTTCCTTTAGGATTAGTAGAGTAGTAGTATAATGTAAGGTGTCCTgttataataaacaaatcaaactttAATGCACCGCTATAAATTCAAATCGTTCAGTATTCAAATCAAACCAAGACTATTTTTATGTATCATTTTGTTtagatttgatattttttagaGCAATAATATGTCTTTAGCTCATCGTTTTGGTTTTGAACACAATCATGTGATGCTTTACTGTTGTGTTTAACCAAGAGGGTTAATAAGTGACTGTCAGTGAGTTTGTAGAGTCCAAGGTATGATCTCTAAAAGTTACTCTTTTTGAGTGTCACCACCTGCACATCATACATACAATACCGTGCAACCACAACATCAAACGGAAGATTTATATACCATACAAAGTCGAGAGTATGAAGATCAAATTGAATACTCTTCTCTAAATGGTCAAGCATTTACATTGTTAGACTTCATTTGTATAAAATGAGTTGGAGATACATGGCATGGGCTATTAGTGTATAGTCTTGAATGAAGTTACCTGTAGGTATATTGTCCTCAGAAGTTGCTGAGTTTCCTTTGACACTTCCCCTTGAGGTCTTAAAATCTGAAAACGTGTTTGCACACTTAATATTTGCTTTACTAATGGCATACGTCAATGTGACATTTAATTCATCCATTTAAACTGATCTAAGGACAATCATTTCTAAGCAGAGGAAcattagacaaaaaaataagatttacaaTAGGTTTGAATCTGCTGACAACTGTTATAACAAGGGCTTGCTTTTAAATTTCGACGGAGCAGTAAAAAGAAGAGACAATATTGCGTGTGTATATAtaacaacacaaatacacaaacatactccTACCCACGCCTTTACCTTTTGAAGTTTCCATAATAATATCCAGTTCATTTCGTGGGTATTCAATCGAAAGCTCTCTACGTATCGATCGATTTTGGTCCGGATCGTACTCCACGCCGTTACCGGTGTTGTTTGAGTTTTTCCTAGTAGCGGATGACATCCCGATCCGTTTGGCGCAGAACCGTATGACCGTGCGCTCTCTGTCACGCGCTCATCCCACTGACACACATAAACGCGCACAGGTGGCGGAACTGATCTAACAGAGCACATTACATCATGACAAGGCTCGGTTTccttgtttaaatgtttaatagcGACAAACGTACAATATCATGCAGATATGTATTGCTGATGCACGCTTGTTGGTATGTGCGCAGATTGTGTGGCGTTGGAGCGCTTTTTACATAGTTACTTTGGCACGCACACAAAAGTTTGTAATCGCATTTTGAGTTAACAATGAGTTTTAAAGGAGCAAATAGCGTTGAGAAATGTTTGCGGCTATTGTGCTCTCAGACTCGGTAAAGGTGTGCCTGTAGCCAACATTTGGGTGATCTCAACTTGTCCAGTGTGGTGTGTCAGCATTTCCCCTTCCTCTCAGGTCGGGGCTTTAGATTTAAGGAAAAGGAGTTTAAAGCTACTCAAATAAATTACAATGGCAATTattcattataatataaatgacatacagtgccttgcaaaagtattcatccctcttcattttattcacatttagtTATGTAAATGCCTTatcttaaactactttaaataacaaaaatacatattctaCACTTCATGCACAATAATGAGAAACCAAAAAACAGGTTTgtgacaactttaaaaaaatatatatcaaaaattaaaaactgaaatacatTACAGAAGTATTCATACCTTTTTCTGGGACATTTGAAATTTAGCTCAAAAGCATTAGTTTAGTTGTCGATGTATCCACACTTCGAGAGGAGTTAACCTGTGGCAAATTCAATGGAATAAGTATGATTTCGAGCGGCACATACCTCTCAATAGTTGGTGCAACAGCTGAAAATGCGTATCAAAGTAAAAACCAATACATGAGGTCAAAAGAACTGACACAGATCTCGGGAAGACTCCTTAAAACAATCTGCTGTATTGAAGGTCACAGAAGCATGTAGCCTCCGTTAATCCTTAATGAAAGAGGTTTGGAACCACCATATCTCCTACTTGATCCTACAGGTTAACATCATACCCAAaaaacaactgatgtacttgttgcatcaaagagtgcagaacagtactctactctaaGACAGTCTTGTCTCGTTGTTCCAAAGTTACcacaggatgcagttcatgcccacaCCTGATGGCAGTgcggagaatgggaagcggtgacctgacaagagctgagatgatagagctggataaaggacgtgGTGACTTGACACgacttcactacaaaatttcaaatgataTTAGATTATtgatgataatcttaaatctataatttaccttattagtacgtttatttatttttaattttagccTTGTcgtgcaagcactgtcgagcttgtgcaggtgcagcagcttttgccagaggggaactggagtcccctggttgggcctgggttctcctgaggtttttttcttgattggagttttgggttccgcGCCACcttttgcatactgttttgcactatttgcctggccgggggggctgctttagaattaaGAAGtcttacataattaatattgcttATGGAAATGTATagtatgtttaatatttgacctgtgtttctctgtcctttatcttaaatgtgtgctttcactgtgagtgcgtgcgtgtcggtctgtgtgtgtgggggcgcgtgcttgtctgtgtgtctgtccatgtgtgtgtgtctatgttgatgtgtgtaaatatgtgtacgtattgtgtgtgtggagcgtttgcaTGTGGgcatgtctgtcttctgtgttttcacctttttcttgtttttacaggatACATGagtttagttgttttgcttctagtcaatatgtctcatgtacagctgctttgttacaatagaaattgtaaaaagcgctatataaatacagtTGTTGAGTTGATCTGACCTCCGGTCCAAACTGAGCCATCGATCGAGAAGGGTCCAGGTTAGAGCAGTGACCAAGAAGCTGATGATCAATCTGGTTGATCTTCATGATCATGGGAGATGGGAGAAACTTACAGAAGGACAATCATCATTGAAACACTCCAACAAACTGGGCTTAATGGACGAGGTGCCAAACTCAAGTCTCTCCTCAGTGAAGACGCatgaaaacttgaaatatgcaaaaacTTAGTTCAACGAATCTTTCAAACTATCAGAAACATTCTCTGGTCATGCATCATGTCTgaagaaaaccaggcactgctcaaCCCCTGTACAATACCATATCAACATTAAAGTGTAATGGAAACAGCATCATGATGTGGGGGTGTTTTCAACTGCAGGGACTTGGACATTTGTCAGAGTATAAGAAAAGCTCAATGGCACAAAATACAGAGATAATGATCGTGAAAACCATCCCGGAGCATTCAGAACCTGGGACAGGGCAGAAGGTTCATTCTCCAACATGACAATTATCTtaagcacacagctaaaacaaTGCAAGAGTGGCTTATGGACAACTCCGTCCATGTCATCGAGTGGCCCAGCTAGTGCTTGGGCTTGAACCTAACTGAACATCTCTGTAGAACCCTGAAAATGTCTGTCTACTGATGATCTacatccaacctgacagagtTTGAGAGGATCTGAGGAAAAGAATGGCAGAAAATTGGCAAATGCAGAAGTGTAAAGCTTGTCTCATCATAGGCCTACCCCAAAAAATTAAGTCTGTAAAGGTGCTTTAACCATCTTAAtgtacttattttttaaaaaaaattgtgcaaagCTGTCAtaaatctgttttttgttttgtcataattgtgcatgtagtagtagtagttaatgtgaaaaataataatttaaagtagtttaaaaTAAGGCAGCagcataacaaaatgtaaatacaatgaaGGGGGATGTATATGCATAATATATAATAGCCTTTAAATCTCAATTTGTGTTAATGATAAGCTTGTTTGAAGCTGCAGTTTGACAGTGTTGTCATTACTTTCTTGCGGTGGGCAGGCACACTCGCTCAGTTGTTTGTGATTAATGGAAAGTGTTGTGGAAACTTTTCGGAGAGATGAGACCAAGATTtgtctttgaaaatgtttatttgcttcCAAGCAGGATAAACTCAAAACAGAATGACAGTCATCAGTCTGCACTGCAGATAGTGAAACACTCTCTGTTATTTGCATACCATCTTTATACCCCTACTGCTCTTTTCTCCACCAATCAGCAAGTCTCATTTTACATTTTCCCATTCCATTGTTTCATTCTTATCCACAGCTCCAAGGCCGTGCACATCTTCCCTTCTCAAAAACACAAGATCTCATTCATTCTAGTAGAATTTGTTCAATCAAAACCTCACATAGTCCTCTGTTCTGCTATTCCAAACGATAAATCAGTGGAACGCTCTAAGGCGCTGACAATATCACACCTGTGTTAGTAGaagtaataaatacatattctTACATTAATTAGCAAATCACAAGTTTGcaaaattatcaaaataaaaacctatttagcaagttaatttatttttattttaagctttaGAAAAGGAAGAATGAACAgtttctttaataaataaatgcaccCATTTGTTCCTTAGATTCATTTGCGGGTCaataatcagaatcagaaagagctgtATTGCCAAGTTTGTTTGCACATACTGTGAATTTGTTtcggtgacaggagcatccagtacacagaaacagcaacaacagtacacagagaccataacacaatagaatagagtacacagatgatttaaataagggtgTATGGGTAAACATAAGAAAAAGATACAGATAGTAAAGCTATGCGTGTATGTTAATTTGTAAGAGTAAAAAACAAGAATGGACTACACatcagaatgaatgaaatataatttacagaaaaagttatataaaaataaatagtttattatCTGGAGGGTACAATTAACATTGCACTTATTTATTATTGCAGAGAGTTAATAATTGCACGGTGGGTAAAAACAATTAACTGTTAAAGCATCTAACGCCCTCTGAAGAAAACTTTATCACATTGGAATACTAAATCAGCTAACTATTGTTTTggacaacacacaacaccacaTGTAAATCAGTAGTTTGACTAAGAGACAAATCTGTGGTGTGTCGCTCCTCTCTTTATTTGCATGTACTGCGCATGTGCAGTGTGAGAATGGTGCGGGAAGTTCACAGAGGGACGCTGAGAGTGACGGGACAGAGACACGGGCGGATAAACCGAGACGGACTGCGCGACAAGTGTGCAGAACCAGTTGCTGTCATCCAAACCGTGCTAACACACTCACATCCACTGAGCGGTAAGGCTTTTTGTGAGAGATTCGGACTTAGCGGTCTATATCTCGATAGTTCTGGTATATTAGGGATAGGTTTACAGAAACTGTACTTACAGTAAGTATGGACAAGTATGCCATTCATCTCCTGGTCTAAACCACACGAACAACAAAATCAACAGATGACTTAAATGAAACTTTCATCTACACTTTTAAACGCGTCCgtaaatgttatatttgagTTCATCTCCCGAGGGAGCGAATGACAACCGCGGGCGTGTTGGCTGGTCCGAGCCATTTAGTCACTTCAAAGCTTTAAGTGTTTATATGTATGAGTTAAATACGCTTTACACCTTTTTATTAAAGCACTAAACGATAAAAAACgcaaaaagagatatttttatAAACGTTATACCTACGGTAGGCTATAATGTTTTGGCGACCGGCAGTTATTTGTCCAATAGAAAGGGTGTGACTCTATCTGACAACGTATCATGAGGACACATGTCAATTCTTTTCACTTTcgcttttgtttttatgtagtAAATGTTTTCAGTCGTGCTACAGATGAACAAATTACATGATtattaactttttaaacatattaatgcTTATTAATACTTTAGTAGCTTGCTTCAACTGGTAACAACTTTCAAGTTGACCCATATTTTATGTCATGTTATGTGTTTAGcatgttaaaaaacacacatatgtgtgttttatatgtggcaaataaatgtttacaatggaaaaaaattgatgttaatctctctctctatttctgtctgtctctctctctctcgctctttcttgTTCCTTTATAATTTACCAtctaaatgcatttttgttgAACTATAGTAATGTAATAGAAATGATTTAGTGCATGTGTTATTATGACACTTTTTAATAGTCCAGTATGCATTACTGTCAAGCCAGTAgtcaacaaaaccaaaacagCCATGCCAGAATAATACAACGTAATTATATTAAACAGACTTGTGATTAGGATAAACAAAGCTTGCAATCTACTAATCAATCTAGATGCAATCTACTCTAGCTGCTCTTAACTGTTAGTCAGTTGCCACTTGCGATATATGGATGCGTGCTGTTTGGATATTGTTCTCCAGTTGTTATCTATGCATTGAATacaatacttttttaaagattCTCAAAATCAATTCATGCCTTGATGCTGTAGCCCATAAATCGATCATCTCTTGCATATCTTAAAACCATGACCTGCAGACATTTGTAACATTGTATTGTTACAGTATCAGGCTGATAGTTAATCAATTCAGCCAGTCCTGTCTTTTTATACCTATAATGTTTGTTGTGTACAGTACAATATTATTGAGTGTTAAAATAGTGGCTCCTAAAAGTATTTGGATACTTAAGCCACATTTCAATATAGTTGTTATTTCATTAGGTAACAAAATATCAAGAACACAATTGTTTTATCATCATTCTTTAAGATGGCCGATGAAGAACTGGTCAAGAAGATGCTACGGGCAGTGCTCTTGTCCAGTAAGAGTGGCATTTTACTGTCCCGTCTGCAGGTAGAGTATAAAGACCTGACAGGTGAGCTCATCCCCCATAAACAGTTGGGATACGCCACATTGGATGCCCTCCTACATAGCATGTCCTCGGTCGTGAGACTAGACAAAGAGCAGTCTGGAGTGGTAAGattgcttcatttatttattattttttaggaataaaaattataataatacacCTTTGAATGTAGCTTCTTAAGGTGCTTTACAAGGCCACATTTTTATACCAactaatactgtatatgtgatgtatcatgtatgtatataaacaatataaaaactcACTGTCCTAAATTCTATATCACTTTAGGTGGTGTGTCACGCTATTGCAGGGAATGAGATGGCCGACATTACCAAGCTTGCAGGCCCGTCAGCGCTCCGCGATGAGGACCGGCCGACCTTATGTGGTGAA of the Triplophysa dalaica isolate WHDGS20190420 chromosome 1, ASM1584641v1, whole genome shotgun sequence genome contains:
- the LOC130428552 gene encoding gametocyte-specific factor 1 encodes the protein MSSKRSRNGSGSGLNVTVPRWEEIQDFCNPDKLLLCPYDPSHLIRACRFPYHLIKCRKNHPELIGELWTCPFNARHLMRKDELSHHISTCLDRCSVNETYVENDKIDKFQIPVSTWTAPACDEDWDEEMDKNATIASSFVWRMSTSRQPQDREEQSKWNPGLRAPRVLPWKVGE